A stretch of DNA from Tsuneonella amylolytica:
TGCGTCAGGAATGACAGCGGCGTTTCCCCGGTGAACGACAACGACTCGACGTCTTCGACCGTCTCCACCAGCGTAATCGCACCGTCGGGCACCTGGCCCATCGTGCCGATGACCTCGGGGTGACCCTTGTGCCCGACGAAGACGATATGCCGTCCAGCCTCGATCTGGCGTTCGGCCTGGCGGTGGACCTTGCTGACGAGGGGGCAGGTCGCATCGACCCAAGTCATCTCGCGCCGGTCGGCCTCCGCCGGCACCGATTTGGGCACGCCATGCGCGCTGAAGACCACCGGCGCGCCGTCGGGCACTTCGTCCAGTTCCTCCACGAAGATCGCCCCTTGCGCCTTCAGGGCGTCGACCACGTACTTGTTGTGGACGATTTCGTGCCGGACATAGACCGGCGCACCGTAGCGTTCGATCGCCCGCTCGACGATCTCGATCGCCCGGTCGACCCCCGCGCAAAATCCGCGCGGCGCGGCGATGAGCAGCGTGAGCGGGAGCTTGGCGTCGGAGGAAGCGGGCGGCTGAAAGGGGGCGTTCATACCCCGCCCCCTAGCGCTTCGCCGCGCGCGCCGCTAGGGCGGCTGCCGATTGCCATTCCGGGACCCGTATCGACCATGACCAATGCCTATCGCCTCGCTGCCATGCTGATGATGGGGGCCGCGCTCGCCGGCTGCAAGCGTAGCGGCGAACTGGTCGTCGAGCAGGGCGTGGGCATTACCGCGATCCGCACCGCGTGTCCGGCGGTCGGTGTGCCAGATTACACCGGCGACATCACGACCTTCCGCACCCCCGGCAACGCGACGGCCGCGAACATCGACGTGACCGCGTCGATCACCAACCTGCGTTCGACCTGCGACAATGGGTCGCCGCGCATCTATTCCAACGCCACGTTCGACGTGCTGGCCCGCCGCACCGACACGCGCGGCGCGCGCACCGTCACGTTGCCGTACTATTCCGTCGTCCTGCGCGGCGGCACCTCGGTCGCC
This window harbors:
- the ispH gene encoding 4-hydroxy-3-methylbut-2-enyl diphosphate reductase; the protein is MNAPFQPPASSDAKLPLTLLIAAPRGFCAGVDRAIEIVERAIERYGAPVYVRHEIVHNKYVVDALKAQGAIFVEELDEVPDGAPVVFSAHGVPKSVPAEADRREMTWVDATCPLVSKVHRQAERQIEAGRHIVFVGHKGHPEVIGTMGQVPDGAITLVETVEDVESLSFTGETPLSFLTQTTLSVDDTREIVAALQAKFPHIVGPKAEDICYATSNRQAAVKAIAPGSDLVLVIGAPNSSNSLRLVEVAQRMGTDAKLIQRASEIDPSWLAGVGTVGLTAGASAPEKLVREVVERLAEWRAVEEHTLVTTEEKMVFKLPRQLTD